The genomic segment ATGAGGGGGCCGACGGGAGAACCCCGGGGCCGCCGATCTGCGACGTGGCCGCGGCGAACTACCTCGGGATGAGTACGACGGACGATTTTGTTGAGGGCGACATGTTCACCGTCACCTGGGACGGGGTGCTCTACCCCAACAGCCGGGTCCGGCTCACCGACGTGACCGACGGCACCAGCCAGACGTTCGCCGCGTCGGAACGGGACCAGCGCCACGGCCAGGCGACCTGGACGGGGGCCGTGCCCGGGGCCAGCTCGCACGCGATCGGGACCGACGTCTGGCTGGACGACAACGTCGCCCTGACGCTCGGGTTCGTCGGCGACGCGCACAAGCCCGGCGAGGTCGGCGCGACCATGGCGTCGGCCCACCACACGTCCGCGCACGGGACCGGTGCGAACTTCCTGTTCTGCGACGGGCACGTGAAGTTCCTGACCCCGTCGATCGATTTCGCCACGTTCAAGGCCCTCGCCACTCGGGCCGGGAACGAAGTCGTCGGCGCGGACTATTGACCCGTGGCGCGCCGCCGTGACCCTGTGACCATTCGCACACTCGATCGGAGAACCTCATGACGCGCAGGACCAAGATCGTAATGGGCGTCGCCGCCGTGGCCGCGGTCGCGGCGGGAATCGTCTGGGCGGGCTTCGGCCGGTCCGCCGCGAACACGCAGCGCCTCCTCGGGACGTGGGCGTACGTCAGCGGCGGGAACGGCCGGGGCGGCACGCTGACGTTCACCGAGGACGGGAAAATGAAAGCGGCCGCGCGGTCGGCCGGCAAGACGTCCGAGTCCGAGGGAACGTACCTCGTGAACGGCGACACGGTCGAGATGCTCGTCGCGGACGATAGTGTCTGGGGCGAGGAGTGGTGGGCCGACTGGGCCGGAAAAGCGGAGGGGGACAAGAACACCAAGCGCACCACGGACCCCAAGTCGAAGCCACAAAGCCGGCCGGAACAGCGGGGCGAGCCGAAACCGCGAACCGTTACGATTCGATCGCTCTCCGGCACGGAACTGGTGGTCGTTGACGAAACGGGTCGGAAGACCGTTTACGCCAGGAAGTGATGTCCGGACCGGCGGCCCACTACGTGGGCGAATGTCCCGGCAGCGTTCAAAGAGTGGGAATCGATCTCAAGCGAACGCATTCCCTCATCACGCGGCAAAAGGCTCGGGTTCTGCTTCACCCGCGACCAGGGATCGAGCACCCGCTTCCACTGGTCGAACGCGGGCACCGCCGGGCGCGAGGCCCCATTTTGTGCGCTCGGTGTTGCGATTGCACCCGTTGCCCCGCCTCGTTATGGGAACACCGAAATGGTTTAAGCTGGGGCCTGTCCGGGCCGGGGGATGCGGAAAATGGGGGCGATCCGCCGTGCG from the Frigoriglobus tundricola genome contains:
- a CDS encoding DUF1559 domain-containing protein; this translates as MSRRTRPRRGFTLIELLVVIAIIAVLIGLLLPAVQKVRDAAARLRCANNLKQIGLALHSYHDADQSFPAGVRSAHVSEWGETDAPGWGWAAYLLPHVEQDNLFRTIRFDLSIADPRNAAARATPVAVFRCPSDAAPPTFTASHEGADGRTPGPPICDVAAANYLGMSTTDDFVEGDMFTVTWDGVLYPNSRVRLTDVTDGTSQTFAASERDQRHGQATWTGAVPGASSHAIGTDVWLDDNVALTLGFVGDAHKPGEVGATMASAHHTSAHGTGANFLFCDGHVKFLTPSIDFATFKALATRAGNEVVGADY